The following are encoded in a window of Microtus ochrogaster isolate Prairie Vole_2 linkage group LG7_11, MicOch1.0, whole genome shotgun sequence genomic DNA:
- the Plat gene encoding tissue-type plasminogen activator encodes MKTELLWALLFCGVVFTLPGQGVRNRFRRGARPYKVTCRDEQTQTTYQQDQSWLRPMLRSNRVEYCRCIGGSAQCHLVPVRSCSEPRCFNGGTCQQAMYFSDFVCQCPDGFVGKRCDIDTRATCFEDQGITYRGTWSTAENGAECINWNSSVLSLKRYNARRPDAIKLGLGNHNYCRNPDRDSKPWCYVFKAGKYTSEFCSTPACPKGQSEDCYVGKGLTYRGTHSLTTSRASCLPWSSRILILKSYTAWRTDSQALGLGRHNYCRYGDSGGPLVCMIDKHMTLVGIISWGIGCGQKDVPGVYTKVTNYIDWIQDNMKQ; translated from the exons ATGAAGACAGAGCTGTTGTGGGCATTGCTGTTTTGTGGAGTGGTCTTCACATTGCCTGGTCAG GGAGTACGCAACAGGTTCAGAAGAGGAGCCCGACCCTACAAAG TGACCTGCAGAGATGAGCAAACACAGACAACGTACCAGCAGGATCAGTCGTGGCTGCGCCCCATGCTCAGAAGCAATCGGGTGGAATACTGCCGCTGCATCGGTGGCTCAGCGCAATGTCACTTGGTGCCTGTTCGAA GTTGCAGTGAACCAAGATGCTTCAATGGGGGTACATGTCAGCAGGCTATGTATTTCTCTGACTTTGTCTGCCAGTGCCCTGATGGATTTGTTGGGAAACGCTGTGACATAG ATACCAGAGCAACGTGTTTTGAGGACCAGGGCATCACCTACAGGGGTACGTGGAGCACAGCAGAAAATGGGGCTGAATGCATCAACTGGAATAGCAGTGTTCTGTCCCTGAAGCGCTATAATGCAAGGAGGCCGGATGCCATCAAGCTGGGCCTTGGGAATCACAATTACTGCAG AAACCCAGACCGAGACTCCAAGCCCTGGTGCTATGTGTTTAAGGCGGGGAAGTATACCTCGGAGTTCTGTAGCACACCAGCTTGCCCTAAGG GACAGAGCGAGGACTGTTATGTTGGAAAAGGGTTAACTTATCGTGGCACCCACAGCCTCACCACATCCAGGGCCTCCTGCCTCCCATGGAGTTCCAGGATCCTGATACTCAAGAGCTACACAGCATGGAGGACCGACTCACAGGCACTTGGCCTGGGCAGACATAATTATTGCCGGTAT GGTGACTCGGGAGGACCGCTGGTATGCATGATCGATAAACACATGACCTTAGTTGGCATTATCAGCTGGGGCATTGGCTGTGGGCAGAAGGATGTCCCTGGGGTATATACAAAGGTGACTAATTACATAGACTGGATTCAAGACAACATGAAGCAATGA